One region of Termitidicoccus mucosus genomic DNA includes:
- a CDS encoding glycosylhydrolase-like jelly roll fold domain-containing protein: MHGRVPQAWNPETGEITALPGFCAKQNRIEVPLQLEANASLFVVFRDEPAQRKRLPVLSGNSRLEKLSGPWQVGFQPGTGAPEQLAFPALISWTAHSDSGVRNYSGAATYAKEFDLSAMPDGNVMLDLGRVETVASVTLNGVDLGALWKAPYAVDVTKVLRLGKNRLEVKIINTWANRLIADSGLPESQRVSWATFNPYKPSDRLRQSGLLGPVQLRATRNANENLKPSK; this comes from the coding sequence GTGCACGGACGGGTTCCGCAGGCATGGAATCCCGAAACGGGGGAGATCACCGCACTGCCCGGATTCTGTGCGAAACAGAACCGCATCGAAGTGCCGCTTCAGTTGGAAGCCAATGCCTCGCTCTTTGTCGTGTTTCGCGACGAACCGGCTCAAAGAAAACGCCTCCCGGTCTTGTCGGGAAATTCCCGTCTTGAAAAACTTTCAGGCCCGTGGCAGGTTGGATTCCAGCCGGGCACCGGCGCACCAGAGCAGTTGGCATTTCCTGCGTTGATTTCTTGGACGGCGCATTCCGATTCCGGTGTCCGCAACTACTCCGGCGCGGCGACGTATGCGAAGGAGTTTGACCTGTCGGCGATGCCGGACGGGAATGTGATGCTTGATCTGGGTCGCGTGGAAACGGTGGCCTCGGTGACGTTGAACGGAGTTGATTTGGGCGCGCTGTGGAAGGCACCTTACGCGGTGGATGTGACCAAGGTGCTTCGCCTCGGGAAAAACCGGCTTGAGGTAAAGATCATCAACACCTGGGCAAATCGACTGATAGCGGACTCGGGATTGCCGGAATCGCAGCGCGTGTCATGGGCGACCTTTAACCCCTACAAACCCAGTGACCGACTCCGCCAGTCGGGTCTGCTCGGCCCAGTCCAGTTACGCGCGACCCGTAACGCGAATGAAAATTTAAAGCCATCGAAATAA
- a CDS encoding beta-galactosidase gives MGGLNVSPQAKNRADWAGQGQLFVGVNYQPVDRSPGQIKLDIACMIKAGLQVVRMGDLSWDYYEPRNGEFTFEAFDSVMDQMQAAGIKVVLDIGGSIAPQWLHQEYPGATLAKEDGTALYPARRYMVDISNPDYRRLLHRFADIFTRRYGNHPAVIAIGYNNEMGNGYRSFSEPARQRFIGWLKVKYGDLPVLNKAWATQRWSRNITDWDQIRMPDGSSPNERYLDMRRFWSDAAINLLKDLESIRQNHAPSKPALSNLWPDGPRLGFDWLSSYRQYATHGAFGYYATNPLHGAFETMMMKGAMSAPVWFNEFQAGGDGFYGEKGRSRMLSYLGLLNGGQAVLAWTFNSHLGGEEQTIFGLLDHDDTPSWKLDEWSVISSEFQTMQKLGFPREMNPEIAISYSWESRQAADRVKSYYTTPYMDHKHNSYAPLYNDNIDVDVINIGHENLSRYKLLVIPGEYLMGKAATDAVRNYVRDGGTVVMTASSAKVTENNQWYNTPLPGNLSDVFGLKTHEFYNNPSPLTGAINGVEFKTSINFYEVLEASTAEVLARFSGTEGSPSVVTVNRFGKGKAIYVAAQTQPSVLQPLYRQLYQELGIKRGPVTPEGVYARVVNGRILYVNTNRKSVEIDIEGQKKGVLSGKRWSGKLQLESNGVEVLE, from the coding sequence GTGGGCGGCCTCAATGTGTCGCCGCAAGCGAAGAACCGGGCGGACTGGGCGGGCCAGGGCCAGCTATTTGTCGGAGTCAACTACCAGCCGGTGGATCGCTCGCCCGGGCAGATCAAGCTCGACATCGCCTGCATGATAAAGGCGGGATTGCAGGTCGTGCGCATGGGCGACTTGTCCTGGGATTATTACGAGCCGAGAAACGGTGAGTTCACCTTCGAGGCATTTGATTCGGTCATGGACCAGATGCAGGCGGCGGGGATCAAGGTCGTCCTCGATATCGGCGGCTCAATCGCCCCCCAATGGCTGCATCAGGAGTATCCGGGTGCCACGCTCGCCAAGGAAGACGGCACGGCGCTTTACCCGGCCAGGCGGTATATGGTCGATATTTCCAATCCGGATTACCGCCGGTTGCTGCACCGCTTCGCCGATATATTTACCCGGCGTTATGGCAACCACCCGGCCGTCATCGCCATCGGCTACAACAACGAAATGGGCAACGGTTACAGGTCGTTCTCGGAGCCTGCCCGACAGCGTTTCATCGGCTGGCTGAAGGTAAAATACGGCGACCTGCCGGTCCTGAACAAGGCGTGGGCGACGCAACGCTGGTCGCGCAACATCACCGACTGGGATCAGATCCGCATGCCGGATGGCTCCAGTCCCAACGAGCGCTATCTCGACATGCGCCGGTTCTGGTCTGACGCGGCAATTAATCTGTTGAAAGACCTCGAATCCATCCGCCAAAACCATGCGCCCTCCAAGCCCGCACTCTCGAATCTGTGGCCCGACGGGCCGCGTCTCGGCTTCGATTGGCTGTCGAGCTACCGCCAATACGCCACGCATGGCGCCTTTGGATACTACGCAACCAATCCGCTCCATGGCGCGTTCGAGACCATGATGATGAAGGGTGCGATGTCAGCCCCGGTCTGGTTCAACGAATTTCAGGCGGGCGGTGATGGATTTTATGGCGAAAAGGGCCGCTCGCGTATGCTCAGTTATTTGGGCCTGCTGAACGGCGGGCAAGCCGTGCTGGCATGGACTTTCAACAGCCACCTCGGCGGTGAGGAACAGACTATCTTTGGCCTCCTCGACCACGACGACACTCCATCATGGAAACTCGATGAATGGAGCGTCATCTCCAGCGAGTTTCAGACGATGCAGAAACTGGGCTTTCCGCGCGAGATGAATCCCGAAATCGCCATCTCCTATTCATGGGAATCGAGGCAGGCGGCGGACAGGGTCAAATCTTACTATACGACGCCCTACATGGATCATAAGCACAATTCGTATGCGCCGTTGTATAATGACAATATCGATGTGGACGTGATCAACATCGGCCATGAAAACCTCAGCCGGTATAAGCTGCTCGTCATCCCCGGCGAATATCTGATGGGCAAGGCGGCCACCGACGCTGTGCGCAATTACGTCAGGGACGGCGGCACGGTCGTCATGACGGCATCGTCGGCGAAGGTCACCGAGAACAACCAATGGTATAACACGCCTCTGCCGGGCAATCTCAGCGACGTTTTCGGCCTAAAAACCCATGAGTTCTACAATAATCCGAGTCCGCTGACCGGCGCCATCAACGGCGTCGAATTCAAAACCTCTATCAACTTCTACGAAGTGCTCGAAGCATCCACGGCGGAAGTCTTGGCACGCTTCTCCGGCACCGAGGGATCACCCTCGGTTGTCACGGTCAACCGCTTCGGCAAAGGCAAGGCAATCTACGTCGCCGCCCAAACCCAGCCGTCCGTCCTCCAACCCCTTTACCGCCAGCTCTATCAGGAACTCGGCATCAAGCGCGGCCCGGTGACGCCGGAGGGCGTCTATGCCCGCGTCGTCAACGGTCGCATCCTCTACGTCAACACCAACCGCAAGTCGGTCGAGATCGACATCGAGGGACAGAAAAAGGGCGTCCTGTCCGGCAAGAGATGGAGCGGCAAACTCCAGCTCGAATCCAATGGAGTCGAGGTCCTCGAATGA
- a CDS encoding LacI family DNA-binding transcriptional regulator, whose translation MKPKEISSATSVRDLARVLGLSHTTVAQGLRNKLSVKAETRKRIHAAAKAAGYQHNPLTGAVMAGMRRKRGTAFQGVVALVDLDGSKNRPFGPACYISEIVKGASERAAQLGFKIKTFDMTRRHSGAATQEQLASMFHEGGISGVFLLPVKNHNTINNFDWSRYACLYADFSIGENAFHSICPNHYNAMNMVLHRLHALGYRRPGLVLNQYGEERLLHRWGDAYWMFKSGYDYNNPEVPTLIVPVIDRTAFSTWFTKHNPDVVLCIDARVMDWMCECGAKIATTHGYFCLNTTQNPGIACASIDQQPWLLGARGIEQVIGQIYRNEYGISEHPSTTLIPAQWIDGPTVRASELLSRRWHGPASQAKHRHSSNIGLVQAE comes from the coding sequence GTGAAACCCAAGGAAATCTCAAGCGCCACATCAGTCCGCGATCTCGCCCGCGTGCTCGGTCTTTCGCACACGACTGTCGCGCAAGGCTTGCGCAACAAACTGAGCGTAAAAGCCGAAACCCGCAAACGCATCCACGCAGCGGCGAAGGCCGCGGGCTACCAGCATAATCCGCTTACCGGAGCAGTCATGGCCGGAATGCGCCGCAAACGAGGAACCGCGTTTCAGGGTGTGGTTGCTCTCGTTGACCTTGATGGTTCGAAAAACCGTCCGTTCGGTCCGGCTTGCTATATCAGTGAAATCGTAAAAGGCGCCAGCGAACGTGCCGCACAACTCGGCTTCAAAATAAAAACTTTCGACATGACTCGCCGCCATAGTGGCGCCGCCACTCAGGAACAACTCGCTTCCATGTTTCATGAAGGCGGCATATCCGGCGTTTTCCTGCTGCCGGTGAAAAACCACAACACTATAAACAACTTCGACTGGTCGCGTTATGCATGCCTCTACGCAGACTTTAGTATTGGCGAGAACGCGTTTCATAGTATCTGCCCGAATCATTACAATGCGATGAACATGGTGCTCCACCGCCTGCACGCGCTCGGTTACCGGCGGCCCGGTCTCGTGCTCAATCAATATGGCGAGGAGCGACTGCTCCATCGCTGGGGTGACGCCTATTGGATGTTCAAAAGCGGTTACGATTACAATAACCCGGAAGTTCCCACGCTTATCGTTCCCGTGATTGATCGCACAGCGTTTTCGACGTGGTTTACAAAACACAATCCCGATGTTGTGCTGTGCATTGATGCCAGGGTCATGGATTGGATGTGCGAGTGCGGTGCAAAAATTGCGACGACACACGGATACTTTTGCCTGAATACAACGCAAAATCCCGGCATTGCCTGTGCGAGCATCGACCAGCAGCCCTGGCTGCTCGGCGCGCGCGGCATTGAACAGGTTATCGGACAAATCTACCGCAACGAATATGGTATTTCGGAACATCCATCGACCACGCTTATCCCGGCGCAATGGATTGATGGTCCGACTGTGCGCGCATCCGAGCTTTTATCGCGGCGCTGGCATGGCCCCGCCAGCCAAGCCAAACACCGTCACAGCTCCAATATCGGCTTGGTTCAGGCGGAGTAA
- a CDS encoding AraC family transcriptional regulator — MPQPIDSTCRNPPYPAGDCLVRINDESVDIGYAVHPAHYWEEHIHDRHQFILMLDACSDAEITWRMADGSQCKRRVSGQQVCFIEKNLPHSLRWYAPAPLVCLYISEAFMAQISPNDGWKDVAIHHWGELLACDLLTLGLVLLMAELCRQHDRLHPLHLRVAGIFLGAQLIRIRSRAKARVQKSAELQNMQLKLVHDWINEHISERFEIWELARVAGISRSHFGRKFKASTGYAPQRYILIQRVHRALELLQRGGMRMSEIATQAGFADQSHLSRNLRAFYGRLLSKKKHQ; from the coding sequence ATGCCGCAGCCCATCGATTCCACATGCCGCAATCCACCTTACCCCGCCGGAGATTGTCTTGTTCGCATCAACGACGAATCCGTTGACATCGGCTATGCCGTGCATCCCGCACACTATTGGGAGGAACATATCCACGACCGCCATCAATTTATTTTGATGCTGGATGCCTGCTCCGATGCAGAGATTACATGGCGCATGGCCGACGGCTCGCAATGCAAGCGGCGGGTTTCGGGCCAGCAGGTGTGCTTTATCGAGAAAAATCTGCCCCATTCCCTCCGATGGTATGCTCCCGCCCCGCTCGTCTGTTTGTATATCAGCGAGGCTTTTATGGCGCAGATATCGCCAAACGACGGCTGGAAGGATGTCGCCATTCATCATTGGGGCGAGCTTCTTGCCTGCGATTTGCTGACCTTGGGCCTTGTGCTGCTCATGGCCGAGCTTTGCCGCCAGCATGACCGGCTGCATCCGTTGCACCTGCGGGTGGCCGGCATCTTTTTGGGCGCGCAGCTCATCCGAATACGCTCACGCGCGAAGGCGCGGGTGCAAAAATCAGCGGAATTGCAGAATATGCAACTGAAGCTCGTCCATGACTGGATAAACGAGCATATTTCAGAGCGCTTCGAAATATGGGAACTGGCCCGTGTCGCCGGCATCAGCAGGAGCCATTTCGGTCGCAAATTCAAGGCGTCAACCGGCTATGCCCCGCAGCGATACATCCTCATACAGCGTGTTCATCGTGCGCTGGAGCTTTTGCAACGCGGAGGCATGCGCATGTCGGAGATAGCCACCCAGGCAGGCTTTGCCGACCAAAGCCACCTGTCGCGCAACCTTCGCGCCTTCTACGGACGTTTGCTTTCCAAGAAAAAACATCAGTGA
- a CDS encoding polysaccharide lyase family protein — protein sequence MKIIRVVLVAACMLASSICFANVPGGGSGNGPDVSLKDEGDSIVLDNGIVAIRINKTDASVRSFIYQGMNLFEGGHGGGRFYWSWNTPAYGGPHGTAMVTADPASNHGDYAEVKVHSPWSGKSADAAMDVDIYYSLKRGTQGYYATAMLNHPATYPRADVGEWRSNAYISPIFDWLSVDALRQRKMPTLEDMVASVPVEGAPKEVTLLTSGIYAGQFECKYSYSADLGDLNVWGWSSTSKRVGIWMTIPSHEYYNGGPMKRELTGHMNHALLNMLNGSHYSQGTQLIMADGNVFKKTYGPFFVYANSYQGAASDSSSKVVESLWHDAQAQAVAERSAWPYRWFKNADYVQESGRGTVSGTLKVSDGGNPAAIAAGAWIGLAPDDNGTDFQLQGRTYQFWVKTSADGRFNIPHVLPGVYHLWAFGAGNIGTFKQANIEVSAGKALDVGTVLWTPPRVADTLWEIGIPDRDSQEFHNGAFNYTQWATFAKSRSESESGLTYTVGKSDWRKDWNYAQFGPTPWTIKFSLADKPAKDAPASLYIALASSESTLMVTVNGTQIGTYKTPHPAHAPIRLGSHGPFAETRIAIPPGLLKRGTNTIAISQVMGKGKTGTTQYDYLRLEAAGTRLAAP from the coding sequence ATGAAAATAATCCGAGTTGTTCTTGTCGCCGCGTGCATGCTGGCATCAAGCATTTGTTTTGCCAACGTCCCCGGTGGCGGCAGCGGGAACGGCCCCGACGTGTCGCTCAAGGATGAGGGCGACAGCATTGTTCTCGACAATGGAATCGTGGCGATTCGCATCAACAAGACGGATGCCTCCGTCAGGAGCTTTATCTATCAAGGCATGAACCTGTTCGAGGGCGGTCACGGCGGCGGCAGATTCTACTGGAGTTGGAATACGCCGGCCTATGGAGGGCCGCACGGCACGGCGATGGTGACTGCCGATCCTGCCTCCAACCATGGCGATTATGCGGAAGTGAAGGTCCACAGCCCCTGGTCCGGCAAGTCCGCCGACGCGGCCATGGATGTTGACATCTATTACAGCCTGAAACGCGGCACACAGGGCTATTACGCGACTGCCATGCTGAATCACCCTGCGACCTACCCCCGCGCCGACGTCGGCGAGTGGCGCTCGAACGCGTATATCAGTCCCATCTTCGACTGGCTCAGTGTCGATGCTCTGCGCCAGAGAAAAATGCCGACATTGGAAGACATGGTCGCCTCCGTGCCGGTGGAGGGTGCGCCAAAGGAGGTGACCTTGCTGACCAGCGGCATTTACGCAGGCCAGTTCGAATGCAAATACTCCTACAGCGCGGACCTGGGCGACCTCAACGTGTGGGGCTGGAGCAGCACCAGCAAACGCGTAGGCATCTGGATGACGATTCCCAGCCATGAGTATTACAACGGCGGCCCCATGAAGCGGGAGCTGACCGGACACATGAACCATGCGCTGTTGAATATGCTCAATGGCTCACACTATAGCCAAGGCACCCAGTTGATTATGGCGGACGGCAACGTCTTCAAAAAGACCTACGGCCCGTTCTTTGTCTATGCGAACAGTTATCAGGGCGCGGCGTCCGATTCGTCATCCAAAGTCGTTGAATCGCTGTGGCACGACGCACAGGCGCAAGCGGTGGCCGAACGGTCAGCGTGGCCTTACCGCTGGTTCAAGAATGCTGATTATGTGCAGGAATCGGGGCGGGGCACGGTCAGTGGCACATTGAAGGTGAGCGATGGCGGCAACCCTGCAGCGATAGCCGCTGGCGCATGGATAGGCTTGGCGCCGGACGACAACGGCACCGATTTCCAGTTGCAGGGCAGAACGTATCAATTCTGGGTAAAAACGTCTGCGGACGGACGCTTCAACATTCCGCACGTGCTCCCCGGCGTTTACCATCTGTGGGCCTTTGGCGCGGGAAATATCGGCACCTTTAAGCAAGCGAATATCGAAGTGAGCGCGGGCAAGGCGCTGGATGTGGGCACTGTGCTGTGGACGCCGCCACGGGTGGCGGACACACTGTGGGAAATCGGCATCCCCGACCGCGATTCCCAAGAATTTCACAACGGCGCGTTTAATTATACGCAGTGGGCGACGTTCGCCAAATCCAGATCCGAGTCCGAAAGCGGTTTGACTTACACCGTGGGCAAGAGCGATTGGCGCAAGGATTGGAATTATGCGCAGTTCGGGCCGACGCCATGGACGATCAAATTCTCGCTGGCCGACAAGCCTGCCAAAGATGCGCCGGCATCGTTGTATATCGCATTGGCGTCCTCGGAAAGCACGTTGATGGTCACCGTCAACGGAACGCAGATAGGCACGTATAAAACGCCGCACCCCGCCCATGCGCCGATTCGCCTTGGCAGCCATGGCCCATTCGCGGAAACACGCATTGCAATCCCACCCGGGTTGTTAAAGCGAGGAACGAATACCATCGCCATTTCGCAAGTAATGGGAAAGGGCAAGACAGGAACCACGCAATACGACTATCTGCGATTGGAAGCCGCAGGAACACGATTAGCCGCGCCATAA
- a CDS encoding TrbI/VirB10 family protein produces the protein MKRIIKFIKTPFGSMAALLTCVAIGALLIHGGGNNERPITAATALSAPMERHTITRDGQELKIPAPSRPAAPAPERAESGEEAVSRPRAARQNSDTAPARPKSPAILPISLLDKNTNATAGADTPAPSRNYAPYGRLIPCETVITLESSRLDTPVIGLVTEDVWHDGRLIIPAGAEVHGRAATDRARERIAASGQWIVVWRDRTTDNGMELALNGIALDRERDDTTGEFGLRGGSAGLAGQIIKTDDFQEIKLFASTFLAGMASGLQDMQDNGALAGAGIAIPQATAKNASLAGTADVLNTYAAQIAKRIEEDGFYVRVPAGKQFYIYVTQTLDKAKAARGNGSVKLWQKTDAENPTDAPAQERR, from the coding sequence GTGAAACGCATTATCAAATTCATAAAAACCCCGTTTGGCAGCATGGCCGCGCTGCTGACGTGCGTTGCCATTGGCGCGTTGCTCATCCACGGCGGCGGCAACAACGAGCGCCCGATAACCGCCGCCACCGCTTTGTCCGCCCCGATGGAGCGCCACACCATCACCCGCGACGGTCAGGAACTCAAAATCCCCGCGCCGTCGCGACCGGCAGCACCGGCCCCCGAGCGCGCCGAGTCGGGAGAAGAGGCCGTTTCGCGCCCGCGCGCCGCCCGTCAGAACAGCGACACCGCGCCCGCCCGCCCCAAGTCCCCAGCCATTTTGCCCATCAGTCTTCTCGATAAAAATACAAATGCCACCGCCGGCGCGGATACCCCCGCGCCCTCACGCAACTACGCTCCTTACGGACGCCTCATTCCGTGCGAAACCGTCATCACGCTCGAATCCTCCCGGCTCGACACACCTGTCATCGGCCTCGTCACCGAGGATGTCTGGCACGACGGGCGCCTCATCATTCCCGCAGGCGCGGAAGTCCACGGGCGCGCCGCCACCGACCGCGCCCGCGAGCGCATCGCCGCCTCCGGCCAGTGGATTGTCGTCTGGCGCGACCGCACCACCGACAACGGCATGGAACTCGCCCTCAACGGCATCGCCCTTGACCGTGAGCGTGATGATACCACGGGCGAATTTGGCCTTCGCGGCGGTTCCGCCGGGCTTGCCGGGCAGATTATAAAAACCGACGATTTTCAGGAAATAAAACTCTTCGCCTCAACGTTCCTCGCGGGCATGGCGAGCGGTTTGCAGGACATGCAGGACAACGGTGCGCTTGCCGGCGCGGGCATCGCCATCCCGCAGGCCACCGCGAAAAATGCCTCCCTCGCCGGTACCGCCGACGTGCTCAACACCTACGCCGCGCAAATCGCCAAGCGCATCGAGGAGGACGGTTTTTATGTCCGCGTCCCGGCGGGCAAACAGTTTTATATTTATGTCACCCAAACCCTCGACAAGGCGAAGGCCGCGCGCGGCAACGGCTCCGTCAAACTCTGGCAAAAAACCGACGCCGAAAATCCCACGGACGCACCGGCGCAGGAGCGGCGCTGA